The genomic region tataaGGTTTGACGGTGAAGGAGAGCTCGAAGTTAGGTCCACGTCCTGAAAAACCCATTGAAATATATGAGTTTGAAAGGTGCAGAAGATGGAACTCAATTTCTCTCTTTCTAGGTTTCAGCATACAGCAGTTTCTTGCTTTAATTTCGTCATTTTTACTTTGCATATGACTAACCATAGTAATTCTTGGCATGTTGCTCATGGCTTGCAATGGACATGAATACCTCAGTTGCCCGTTCTGCAGAAAGGTACTTGAACTCTTGCCAACCATTCTATATTTTTCTATATCATTGTGATGTTGAATCTGCATGACGCACTTCATAACCAAGCTTATTAATGACTGTTTTAtagttctttttttctttcttccaaTGTATGTGAATGCCATTCATTGATGTGATTTAGTTTCATATAAatggtttcttttgttttctaaTTTACAGTCCTTTTTCATCACTTGTTAATTGACGCTTCTATATGAAACCAGGTCAGAGAAATTGTATCAGTGTTGGATATTGATGTCCTCTACTATCCTTGTCCTAGAAATGGTCCAAACTTTCGTCCAAGAGCTTCTCAGATTGGCGGAAAGAAGCAGTTTCCTTACATGGTTTGGCAGCACCACTAGTCCTTTGTTAGTTATTTAATCTACATGATGTGCATTCATTGTTCTTCGACTCTTTTCACCGAAATTGGGTTTTATTGTGGGGGTTTTTTCTTGTTGTAAATTTCTTTGATTGAGTTTATCTGGGTCCCGTACCTGTCAGATATCTGATTTCTTGTTGCTGTTCTATTACTAAAGTTAAATTTAGACCTCATAAATTGTTAATAAATTTGTTGTGCTAGTTTTGGTGAACTGGAAGTCCACCTAGAAAAGATAATTAGCATAGGCAATGTACTAACTACGTAAAGTTCCTTTTTTTCTGCTGAGGGTCGTGCCTTTAGTGGGCTCTAGATAAGCCGAGTGTTGTGAGTTGTGACATCACTTGAAAGTTGAGACTTGTTGAACAGGTGGTACTGTGGTAGCTGAGCTCGAGTGTATGCATTTTATGCCAGTTCTCTTCTGTTGAATCTTCATTCTATTTTTTTTCCCAGTAATATTAGGTGCAGGTTTCACATCTCAATTCAATTTTTATATTCAGATAGTTTTGTTTGTTTTATGTCTCTTGTAGGTCGAATTAGTTTTTCGAGTTAGGCCAATCAACTTCGGTTCCCCTGTCATAGCTTATACTCCATGCATGATAACTTGTTAAAATATAAGGGCTGATACGAGTAACTGATTGCAGGTAGATCCAAACACCGGTGTTGCAATGTATGAATCAGATGACATTATCAAGTACTTGGTTAACAAATATGGTTTGTGACTTCCTGCTGATTCTATGTATTTAATTACCAATTTACCATTACACCAAGATTAAATCTGTTAGCTGAAATTTTATGCTCACAGGGGTGTCCTTTTTTATTCCATTGTTTGAAGGATTTATTACGTTCTCCATCATAATAGTTTTTGAATACTTTTAATAATCACAGAAGTATGAAATTAAAAGCAATGTGAAAACCTTGAtacgaaaaaatcaaaaattacGTGTATTTATTTGTCGAAATTTCATCCTTTAAAACCTCGAAAGGTGAATGAATAGGCACGTCCAGGCAGCATGTATTTCAAATCTGGAGATGATTATGCATGCAAGGGTGAAAGAACTAGCAAGGAAGTTCCAGAATGTATTTGTTTCTATGAATTATTGGAGTTCTGAGTCATACACTGATGGTTGGAAAACTTGTCTGGGATATTCCTTTGCTCTAGGTGTATTATTGAACTGTTAGGATGTTTTTGTCTTGGAAGTTGGAACACAAATGTTCAACTTTCTTAAAAATAAGATTCCTGCTACCATCTCTTGATAATAATTTTCCTTACACGTGAACGCATTTGTTTACCCGAATTTGTATTTTTCACCCTTAGTTTGTAAGGTGTATGTTATTCTCCTCATTACTAGTTCACATATCAAATCAACATCTCTTCCTTCATCAACGAAAGCAACTTGTCAAAACTTTGACCTACTAGAAAAGCATATATTTGTAGAATCAGAGAAATGGGGAGTGTTCCATGAGGGGCATGAGGATGATCGAGGATGTTATGGGTTTAGTTGACGGTAAATGAAAGCATGAGTTTGGGTATGGCCTAGTGGAGGGATAAATTTCGTGTGAATGATTGTGCTTGAGTAAGTATACTTACAGTTTTTATCAAAATCTCTTCTTTTGCCCTTGACTTTCTGCTTTCTTACTCTCTTTGTTTGTATGCCTCATTGCCTCTGTTTGTGTATCTCTTAATCTTTCATTTGCTATTTTATCTGATCTAACTGCCTTTTAGGTCTTTGAATTCCTTCAAGTGTTCATGTTACCTAAACCCTTTGTTATTTGGTCTTGACTTTGTTAATGTTCTCGCTGTTATATTCATCAGGTAGGAAATCATAATAACCTTATGTCCTTATCTGCTCTAGTTTCAACTGTGAATATCCGTTGCTTCAATGGAAAGGTGATATAGAATTTTCTAATAAGCCTTCTTATAAAGGCACTTTGTTAAGATGATTTCATGATCTCTTGTTCAGTGCGTAAATGTCTCTTCCATCTATACTGTTATAGCTACAAGTACATTACTCAGTCAGGATTCTGGACATGTTCCTGATTTTAATGTTTCTTTTGCAGGTGATGGTCAAGTCCCTCTCTTGTTGTCATTAGGTCTACTAACGGTTAGTATGTGGGTTATATGGGAAATATCCCCTGGCAATTGAGCAGTTGCTGTTATTTAAATGCCTCAATTGCTGGTTCATTTGATAATGTGGTCTTGTGCAGACTCTGACGGAAGGTTTTGCTATGATTGGGCGTATGGGCCGGGTTAGTTGATTTCTGCAATCCTTAATTCCTGATCACAAAGTATTCGATCTTTTTttactgattttttttttctttgatcTTTTCAATATTTTTCAGGGGTCATCTTATACACCTGCAAAAATGCCCCCAGAGCCACTTACGCTATGGGCATATGAGGTAATATTGGAGGTTAACTGTCTTGCCCCCTTTTTGTTGTCTTAAATCAGAGTCTAAGCTATGTTATATATCACTTCAGGGTTCTCCCTTCTGCAAAGTTGTACGTGAGGTACTCGTAGAGTTGGAGTTGCCACACATCCAACGCAGGTACTCGTATAGTTACTAGATTCTTTGCAAAACTTACTTCCATGATTTATACGGAGTACTTTATATATGGAAAAAAATGGTTAGAGATTGAAGGGACCTCTGAAAATGTGAGATCGACGTATGTAAAAGGAGTACATGATGTACATTGCGCTTCATCCATATTGTTGTGTTTTACTCTGTACTTTGGATACAACCATACAAGAGCTGAAGCTAGCAATTTATGTTTTTATATCTGGTGCTTGTCTGTGTGGCTGAATAATTGAATATGCCTGATTTACATCATCGGGGCTACCCTCTCTTTCTTCTTGTGGCGACAGACTTCCAGAGTGTCTGTGTCATTCATTATCCTACTAAGGTATCAGACTGCCATTTTCTTTCAAGAATAACCGAGGTCAAGATATACACTCTTTACCCCTAAGTAGTTCAGACCCAACACCAGCTTTTGCTTTTGTTTGAATGATGCACAAAATCTTGTACATGACAAACTCCTATGGGACTTTGCGATAAAGGTTGGAATTTAAGTTGAAAGGGTAGGGTTTTAAGATTAGGTTTGAGTGTTTCACCTTTTTAATAGTTTGTTATTACTATATCTGAAACTTTTTCTTTTGTCTTGAAATCTAGTATGGAGTATGTTTTTTATGTACAGGTCCGGTCATAGCTTTATGGCTTGGCAAATATTACATATGAATCGACAGCGGTTCATGTTCGTAAATTACATTTCCTCATTTGACGTCACCTAGAGCGTTCTCTGTAAGAATAAAGTAAAATCATAAATAGTCAATTTGATAAGTGGAGATTTGCGAAGCAGAACTGTGATTTTAGTTTCAGaacttatgttttttttttccagccgtGTATTCTGGTTCTCGATCATCTTTAATATCATGTTATTGCTTTGCTAAGCTCTTAGACTCCTACTTTGCAGCTGTGCACGTGGCAGCCCTAAAAGACAGGAACTTTTTGCACGAGTTGGTAATTTTCAGGTAATCTAACCGATATTTTTGTTCACTAGTCTTTCTTTCTTGTGTGTGAAATTACAGTAGTAGTGACAGTAATCTACACAGGTGCCTTATTTGGAAGATCCAAATACTGGAGTGCAAATGTTTGAAAGTGCAGACATTGTGGATTACCTAAAAGCAACATATGCTCTTTAGCCGCCTCACAATTTATGTTCTCAGGTTCTGGGTAATATGTAATCGATAAAATGACCTACGACAATGCATATGCACTATTGTTAGGTTTATGAGCTTTGTCAAGGTGCATCAATTAATAATTAGCTGGAAAATCATGTAGTTCATATGTAATTATCAAAGTTTGACGATGGCATACACGCACAAATGTATCTTTGTACCATTgatggtatatatatatatatagcttgAGCATTCGTAAAGAGTAACAGAATTGTTGCATCTGATACTTGGAATGGAGATCCTCTCAATAAATTGCACAAGGAGCCaataaattttttattttatttttcacttAGAAGCCTTGACCAGTGATGCTTCCATTTCAATGGGGGCCAAAGTCTCATtattctcgaaaaaaaaaaataatcattTTGGTCATCAGGTAACCACCTATGCGTTAACAACACAAAGGTATAAGACTGCTTACCATCCCCTTACTCCCATGTGTGTCAAATTGACTGGAAAGCAGGTGGGTTACAAGCTCCATTGTGCTGAGATGTGTGTGCGAAGCAGCAGTGGAGGGTGAGCAGGAGGTACTGTGCCCTTCATGACGAGCAGCCAAGGGGACGCTTGAAGACGGGATCAACACTCTTTCGAACACAACTATTATATTCCAAAATAACTTTTACTCTGACATCTTTCCCCTAAGCCATGACCCTCCTTTTTTCCGGGATTTTTAATTCCGATTTTTTTTTCCGACCTCAAGTGAAGGAAATGAAAAGGTATGGATGTTGCTAACTCGAAATACAATGAATACGAGTTCATTGCAATTAATAGAGTAACAATAATAGGGGCGTAGCCCAAGTGCTTTCGAGGAAATAGGGGACCTTTTTGGAGCATGGCATCTCTGAGCATTAGGCACTGAGgtgccttttattttatttttatcttttttGCCAAGAGCAGATAGGATATAAGCCTGTTATAGCAGGCTTCATTTAGCAGAATTGCAAAGAAGGGTCGTCCTTCAGGCTGCTTCACCGGATGAGAAAGTCAATTCCGCACTGCTGCTGCTGGTCAAGCTTAAACCGCTAGGTGTGCTACAGTCTGGTCTATTCCAGCTAGGGGGTGCTCTCCTATCTTTTGATTAGGACAGTGGCCCTGGGAATAGGTTCCCACGAAGCATCGGCAGCTGTGTTTAAAAAAAACCATTCGGCTCGCCTACTCTGGCTTTTCTCAATCCCCCGCCATTTGAGGAACACTTGAGGCGCTGAGGTAATGTTGTTGTAAGCTTTGACAGGTGAAGTACTGAGCTGGTCAGTAAGGTTGAGTCAAATACAGGACTAGTCCAAAGAAGGTTTTGAATTTTAATGTATCAACAAAGAAGGGTCGGGTAACTCGAGTCTCAGGTGGGGTGTTGAGGGTATGCAGGCCGCGTTATCTACAACCTGTAGACTTTCAAGTAATGAGAGATAAATTAAGCTTAGGTTATGTACTTTCTTTCAGTTAAAttttaatgtatttttatcatttaATTTGAGGTGCATAGACAAACCATTGGTGCATAGATATTCAAGGGAAATGCATAGCTAAATTTAGGGTGGAAACCAACTAAAAATACAGGTGGTACAGAATATGTTGAAAGCAGCAAAAGTAAAGCTCCTAAAATTAAGTTTTGCAGGATATTATTCTAAGTTGTGAATAATAAAAGTACAGAaatctctccttttttttttttttatatcaatGGCTTCATCTTCTATCACCGTCGTCTTAATCTTGGGGCTGTTTGGCATTGTTGTTGCCTCAGGTATTGCCATTTTTATTTGCTCTAATTTCGAGTTTTATGTAAACATATATATGAGTACGTATGTAATAAATTTTGATCGAAAATATAGGGAAAGGGAAGCAATGGCAGGAAGATGAAAGCAAGGAAGGTCCAGTTCCAGGCTTCAATTACGGAGAAGTGGATGAATGGGGAAGTAAAGACCCGAGTTTTGCAGCATGCTCAAAGGGTGACAGGCAGTCGCCAATCGATATCAATACCTATGAAGTCGTGGTGAACAACACCTTGGAAACCCTTGAAAGAGACTATACTGTCAAAAATGCTACTCTCTCTACACAAGGTACTGTAATCGGGGTCTTGTTTCCCGGGAGAAAAGGAGGATTGAAGATAGACGGAAAGACATACAAGTTGGCACAGTTCCATTTCCATGCTCCTTCAGAGCACTTTCTTAATGGCGTCCAGTAAGTGTGTTTTGAACTTGTCGAATTTTGTAAATTATGTTGTTTCGAGAATGTAACAAGAAGCGTGTTATAAAGATATGCAGCGGAATTGCATCAAGTACACACCGCGAAAGATGGAAGCAGGGCAGTTGTGGGGGTACTCTTCAAGCATGGTCCTCCGAGTCCCTATATTAACATGATGATGCCACAACTCAAGGAACTTGCAAAAACCCCATGTCCAGGCAACCATACAACTTGGACTGTCATCACCGAATTTAAGTCAAGCTTCTTGAGGAAGTGGCCCCGCAATTACTACAGATATCATGGATCTCTCACTACTCCTCCCTGTGACGAGAATGTTCTTTGGAGTGTCCTTACCGAGGTGAAATCACCTTTCTTCGTTCTTCCTGAGTTTAACTCTGGTGGCATCAAAAAACGACAGTTATACATTCCTGATGAGATTCTAAACTGTTTATGTATGTAGGTGAAAACTATTTCAAAAGAACAAATTGAAGCTCTGAAAGCTCCTCTCTGTGATGTAAACAAGAACAACGCTCGACCCACTCAACCTCTAAATGACAGGAAGGTCTTCAAGTATGAACTGAATTAATTGCTCTTTCGGTACAAAGATAACTGTAACTAATAGTCGAGCAATAGCTAGAATAGCTACTAGCGTAATAAACATGTTTCCCTTCGCTAATTCGCTTTCTTCATGAATTGCTACTCCCTCCTTTTCACCATATAGTAACTTTTTTAAGCTTAATTAATGCGCATGAATATATTTGATCGGTTTCCAAAACTACTTGATATCATATTCAATATTGCTTGCAACTTCACAGTTCAAAAGATTATTCAAGAATTTGTCGAAAAAGTCTAATAAAATTTTACTGAAACACATTTACATATACCAAATAAATTAAGTAATTAACATATACTCTGTAATATAAATGTGAATCAATAGCGTAATTGGATTAAAATGATAATAATAAGTAATCACAAGCGATAATCAAGCTTATCAGCCTTGCACTCGGCCTCAGCATATAAAGTCTTGGACAAAGCTTCAAGTTGAACTCCCTTGAAATCAAACGGACAAGAATGCATCTCAGGGTACCTGTGTGACCCGCAGTACACCTCTCCACACCTGCACTCGAAACCTGTCAGCCCTACCCGTTTCTTGCAGGAACCGCACCtgttcttcttcatcttcatcgtcattgTCACATTGTGTTCAtccttcttgttgttgttgttggtactAGTACTAGGAGGTTGTACTTGTTGTACGGTAGCCTGCTTGAGAGAATCTCGGAAACACTTGGAACAAAGATTGTGTTGGGTGGGATTCCCAAAGAATCCGCATCCAGTTGCACAAAGAGGTGGATCATTCATGTTATTGTTCATCTTCTTGCTTCTTTGTTACGTTCAAGTACTGCAACgaaatttatgtaattttcgtTTCGAAATATTAGATAGATATATGAAGACGATATGATTTTGATGTTGatgtatacttttttttttatgagGTGTGTATGTGTTTATATAGTACAAGAGATTTTGGTTGGTATAAAAGAAACTTGCCATAATTTAAATTCTATCATGGCTAGGGAAATTATAGTGTTTACTAATTCTAGTATTCTAGGTGTTTCTTTTAGCAACTAAAGTGTACTTTTAAGTTTTATTTatattgtaccaaaaataaaattttattagaAGTTACTAGAACTTTTTTTACCAACAATAAGTCTTGCTTGTCACCGTTATAAGCTTGTAACCTCTCAGAGCCTCTCTCCTACATACTTTCCCACTTGCAGCTTGTGACGAAAAGtgtccgtcacaaataagaatttgtgttttacCAAATACTCTGCTGAGAAATGAATAGGAATTGCAAACTTTGATATTCAAAGAGAGAGCATTTGGGGTTTAGACGTTTAGTAATCGAGTCGCACAACCGAAGTAGCGAGTAGGTGTGGTGTTCACATGAAGTATGTTTTTGGTGTACAAACTCTACATACTTTGAATTTGTTATTCTTTTGAGTTAGTTTTGAGGGTGCCCGTACCAATCACGGCATTCTCCGAGTTCTTCCCAGGATGCGCCCCACACCTAGGAATACTAAAGATGACGGTGGTCTGGATGCTGTCATCTTGGCACCTGTCGTAACCTGGTTACATACATGCTCTCTTCCACCATCACACCACTTGTCCAACGGCTGGCTGACGAGTTCTTGAAATCCCCTGTGGAGATGAATCTTGGACAGGCGCTGTGCAGTAAAACGACCGACGACCGTGTTGGGACTTTAGTAGTTTACCAAGTCTACCTTTTTGGAGCGTAAAGCTGGTAGTTCGTTTTGTGACGGATGTGCATGATCAAGGATTCAAGTATTTGACTGTCATGTTGACTGGAAGTTCAATTTTTGTTCATGACAATATGTCATATAGCCATTCAATTCTCAGTGACAGTAACTTTACGGCACATACATTTGCAAAATAATGATAAACTAGCTGCCACAAGAGCTGCCTCGCATCTAAAGATATCGCAGCTGTCTTTCTCAGAATGATCGTGAACGTAAAAACAACCGTATTGGCCAGAGATATTGTTACATTTTTCTCAAGTATTTGGCAGTGGAGTCGAAACCCCACGGTGTTTCATCTTCCTCCAATTCTTCTAAGATTTTTTGCTTCTGTTTGGCAGAAGCAGTTAATTCTTCCCCTCCGTTCTGGGGGTTTACGATACCGGTGATATAACTTGTATTTTAATACAATAAAATGCATATGAATGATAACAGAGGTAAGTAAATAAATGACCAAGAAAAAGATCGGTGCAGTACTAATTTTAATAAATCAAATACTCGTATGAACAAAATTTAACAAATACACTGATAGTGTCATCAAATAGGGACGATAAATTTGAAACAAAGGTAATCGCATGGTGACCTATAACTATGAAAGTAGTCAATTTTCATGTATCCGTGTGTTTTAAGCAAGGCTTGTGGTAAAGAACACTAAAACAATCCTGCTGCTTTACATAATTATGATTTATGACACGGCATCCAAAATTGAAATCTGACCGACAAATTCAAGTCAAACATCTATAGCAGCTTGATTAATTAGAGTTCAGAAATAGCAAATTGATACAGAACGTCCGTTTATTCGACAACCACCTACCTAGATTGTACCACAACTATAGCCGCAGGCGTCTCAGTATGGGTTGTAACGGCTCCGTCCTCGACCACCACCATTACCACGCCCTCTGCCCCTACCACCACCCCTATGTTGTTGGGGGGCCACATGTGGTTGCATTCCTGGCTGTTGCCTGTGGGACGATAACAAACATTTTTTACATATGAAATCTAAGCAATACTGAATCAGTTTGTACCCTCTGCTTACCAATACTGAATCAGTTTGTACCGTTGGCATTTTCATTTGAAATCACCACCACAAGTTGATTCAGTATGTGAAAGAAGCACGAGAAGATACTAAAAGGGCACAAAAAAGCGCAACACCAAAAGCCATACATGTCccgaaaaagaaaacaaaatggCTCAACTTACAATACATATCCAATTCTTCCATCGGGTAAAAGCATTGGCATCATCGCCATACCAGCAGGAGCAGCAGGTCCCCTGCCACCATATAGCAGTGGCTGCCAATAAAAAAGTGTATACATTAGGATTGAGGTAGAACAAAACAGAAGGAAATCAAATGCACATTAGCCTTCAATTATGGAGTTGCAGTAAAATCTTTCCCACTTCAGTATATTGATTTCCAATTATATATTTGTGGACTGAAGCAATGATGCAAAACAGCTGCACTATTGCAGTTAACACCCAGGCATAATTTCAATTATCTCAAGCTCGGGTAATAACCCTATTGGAGCCCAATATAACCAGTCTACCATTACTCTAAAAGATTTAAGGAGAATGtaaaacaattttattttatataaagaaAATATCAGTCCTCTAGTTCTGACAAGGCAAACAGACAAAACTAACTTTCTCCAACATCCCAACAATGTTCAGCACCTATTGAAAATGCCTGAAATATTCAATTGAAAGAAAATCAAAGAGCTCAAGCCTCAGGGGGATCTCATATTACAAGAAGGTGAACTACTGAAGACTGAATAGACTAAGACTGTGCAAACCATGGTTCAAAATCATGGTCGATATGTATCTTATCGCCCGTGAGGTATATCGATAAAAGATATCGCGATACATCAACGCCCAAAGGGAAATAAACGTGTGAAGTTACTTATCAAGGTCCGTCTCTGAAGATTAAAGTGAAATTCCAGAGAGCCTCTGTGAGCACATGAAAAGGCATCCCCTAATACGACCAATAATCAACTAGTCAAAGGGAAgtgagttgagtaggatttatacCTTAGTGGATTTACAACTAAATCAGACACAATTGCTTACAATAATTGAGTACTCAAGGAACGACAATTTACGAAAAATTGAAGAAGACATGCTACAGAGGAATCCTTTGTACTTAGACCTGAAAACTAACGCTGACACACAGATGATTCCATAGAGACATAAAGCAGACAGTTGAACAAGTTCCATGTCCAGCACCGGTTTCCTTACCCATGTCCAACAATTATATCCAAGGCCAAGCACTTCAGGAGTGCTTAATGATAGAAGTGCACAAGATAGTACGGTGACAAACAATATCttaaaagaaaacaaaacaagaaCTTAAATCCTAGTACACACGATAATTCCTTGTGAGGATTGGATTTAAAAGTTGCAGAATTGTCTCTAATTACTTTATCTTTACATCCATGCTTAAATAATAGCAGCTCAAGGAACTCCAGAGATGTGGAATTCGGATGCAAGAGTATGCAATCTTTATCAACAGCCTAGCAGTATATAAGAGTTGGATACTTACTTGAGCTAGGCCTGGAGTACCATATCCCATACCAACAGCTCCATATGCACCGGCGACCATACCATAGCCAACTCGGGGTGGATAACTGGGTAGTAAAGCTGATTTTTGAGAACTAGATCCCCCAACCGATTTCTGATCAGTCTGCGGCTTTGCTAGAGAGCAATCCAAAACCTGGCCTGGAGATCACATGAGAAAAAAATGTAACGTTTTAGTAAAAAGCATTTGCCAGTTACCACAGTACTAGAGAACATAGCGAGGCCAAATGTACAAACATCCAGTATTACCATCTAACTCGTATCTCTCTGTGGTCTTAAGAGCTTTCAAAGCACATGACCTGTCTGCAAAGTGAACAAAGCCAAATCTGCTGTTTTCGTGTCCAGCCTTAGCTGGTGGCAACACGACCTTAGTGATTTTCCCGTGCTGCCCAAAAATATCCTTTAACTTATCATCAGTAACATCTTTAGGCAAGTTCTTGATATAGATTGCCTTAACCTACCAACGTAACGAGAAACATATTAACCTCATAGACCAGTTAAGCTAAGAGAAGATATATGATGACACACATTTAAACCCCCTCCAAATACAAAAGATTACAGTATTTAAAATTGAGAAGACTCATAAATTAATCCTTGAACACTATACCTGGGACgcagtagaagaagaagaagaagaagatgcaGCATTTTTGGGATCAGCCCAGCTAACTGTTGGAGAATTATCACCAAGCTTAAACATTGAATCAGACATTTTCTCTCTTGAATACTCAGCGCATGCATGATTATAATACTCAATAAACGCAAATCCACGGTTACGACTGGAATTTTGTGGATCCTGCGATAATAGAGGTAACTATATCAACAACCAATGAACTATGAAAGAAAGAGAGCTTGAAATTCCTTGCCTGGAGACAGATAACTTTTAATGTTATAGTTTAACAGTTTAACTCATGAAATGCAACATGCATAAAAAGTTGATGAAACAAACCTTCAGAAGCTCAATTACGTTAACACCAGGTCCGACCTCTGAAACAACTTTCCTCAAGTCCTTTTCTCCCCATGATTTGGGAATATTACCAACGAATAGCTTATTTTTAGCTTGTGATGGTGAACACTTTATTTTCTTACCCTGAAATGAGAAGTATACTGATCTTAGCAATTGATCTAAGATTTAGAACTC from Silene latifolia isolate original U9 population chromosome 3, ASM4854445v1, whole genome shotgun sequence harbors:
- the LOC141647488 gene encoding uncharacterized protein LOC141647488 isoform X1, which translates into the protein MAGALSFTPIPSLKPQYFRKMPKVGVSIKASQTLDSSISKDDSATKPTFSPPPNFKPPTPKRFGIRPDRTLDILGASLSLLFRLGTGVFVNGYSASFVSKEEIPPGQYALDFAGLTVKESSKLGPRPEKPIEIYEFESCPFCRKVREIVSVLDIDVLYYPCPRNGPNFRPRASQIGGKKQFPYMVDPNTGVAMYESDDIIKYLVNKYGDGQVPLLLSLGLLTTLTEGFAMIGRMGRGSSYTPAKMPPEPLTLWAYEGSPFCKVVREVLVELELPHIQRSCARGSPKRQELFARVGNFQVPYLEDPNTGVQMFESADIVDYLKATYAL
- the LOC141647488 gene encoding uncharacterized protein LOC141647488 isoform X2 → MAGALSFTPIPSLKPQYFRKMPKVGVSIKASQTLDSSISKDDSATKPTFSPPPNFKPPTPKRFGIRPDRTLDILGASLSLLFRLGTGVFVNGYSASFVSKEEIPPGQYALDFAGLTVKESSKLGPRPEKPIEIYEFESCPFCRKVREIVSVLDIDVLYYPCPRNGPNFRPRASQIGGKKQFPYMVDPNTGVAMYESDDIIKYLVNKYGDGQVPLLLSLGLLTTLTEGFAMIGRMGRGSSYTPAKMPPEPLTLWAYEGSPFCKVVREVLVELELPHIQRSCARGSPKRQELFARVGNFQ
- the LOC141647489 gene encoding alpha carbonic anhydrase 1, chloroplastic-like, with the translated sequence MASSSITVVLILGLFGIVVASGKGKQWQEDESKEGPVPGFNYGEVDEWGSKDPSFAACSKGDRQSPIDINTYEVVVNNTLETLERDYTVKNATLSTQGTVIGVLFPGRKGGLKIDGKTYKLAQFHFHAPSEHFLNGVQYAAELHQVHTAKDGSRAVVGVLFKHGPPSPYINMMMPQLKELAKTPCPGNHTTWTVITEFKSSFLRKWPRNYYRYHGSLTTPPCDENVLWSVLTEVKTISKEQIEALKAPLCDVNKNNARPTQPLNDRKVFKYELN
- the LOC141647490 gene encoding zinc finger A20 and AN1 domain-containing stress-associated protein 1-like translates to MNNNMNDPPLCATGCGFFGNPTQHNLCSKCFRDSLKQATVQQVQPPSTSTNNNNKKDEHNVTMTMKMKKNRCGSCKKRVGLTGFECRCGEVYCGSHRYPEMHSCPFDFKGVQLEALSKTLYAEAECKADKLDYRL
- the LOC141647491 gene encoding heterogeneous nuclear ribonucleoprotein Q is translated as MPRTRATAAAVPKTETPEETSEPGNAVEIENDMDETIEEEVEYEEVEEEIEVEEEVEEEEVEEEEEVEEEVEEEEEEEEEEEEEEEEEEEEEVGAGNGTGISVESNEGDEMKKHAELLELPPQGSEVFLGGIPQDATEEELRSFCESVGEVTEVRIMKGKEPGKNKGYAFVMFRTKDLASKAMGKLNNVELKGKKIKCSPSQAKNKLFVGNIPKSWGEKDLRKVVSEVGPGVNVIELLKDPQNSSRNRGFAFIEYYNHACAEYSREKMSDSMFKLGDNSPTVSWADPKNAASSSSSSSTASQVKAIYIKNLPKDVTDDKLKDIFGQHGKITKVVLPPAKAGHENSRFGFVHFADRSCALKALKTTERYELDGQVLDCSLAKPQTDQKSVGGSSSQKSALLPSYPPRVGYGMVAGAYGAVGMGYGTPGLAQPLLYGGRGPAAPAGMAMMPMLLPDGRIGYVLQQPGMQPHVAPQQHRGGGRGRGRGNGGGRGRSRYNPY